From Clostridiales bacterium, the proteins below share one genomic window:
- the tnpA gene encoding IS200/IS605 family transposase: protein MVYSCKYHVVFCPKYRRSVLKYGVEVRLKELIIETCTKLSVEIIEMEIMPDHVHLLIEVDPQFGIHKVVKRIKGYSSRMLRQEFAWLKSRIPTLWTNSYFVSTVGGAPLSVIKQYIENQKNV from the coding sequence GTGGTTTATTCATGCAAATATCACGTGGTGTTTTGTCCGAAATATCGACGTTCCGTATTGAAATATGGAGTTGAAGTTAGGTTAAAGGAGTTGATTATAGAAACATGCACTAAACTTAGTGTCGAAATCATAGAAATGGAGATAATGCCAGATCATGTACATTTGCTAATTGAAGTAGATCCACAATTTGGAATACATAAGGTAGTAAAAAGAATAAAGGGGTATTCCTCTAGGATGTTAAGGCAAGAATTTGCATGGCTAAAATCAAGAATACCCACGCTTTGGACCAATAGTTATTTTGTATCAACAGTAGGTGGTGCACCACTTTCTGTGATTAAGCAGTATATTGAGAATCAGAAAAATGTTTAG